Proteins found in one Pyrus communis chromosome 15, drPyrComm1.1, whole genome shotgun sequence genomic segment:
- the LOC137716816 gene encoding EG45-like domain containing protein yields MSKPQSSLPCLLLIFLSEALFHSSQADVGTAAQYRPPYLPTACGGSDQGQFPPGNLFASVGEGIWDNGAACGRQYQVRCISAPVRGTCVPGNTIQVKIVDRALSSVSRPSRSDATIVLSTTAFAAIANSSATFVNIEFQQI; encoded by the exons ATGTCTAAGCCTCAGAGTTCTCTTCCATGCCTGCTTCTGATCTTCTTATCCGAAGCGCTCTTTCATTCCTCTCAGGCTGACGTTGGCACTGCTGCTCAGTACAGGCCCCCTTATTTAC CTACCGCCTGTGGTGGAAGTGACCAGGGACAGTTTCCGCCGGGCAACCTGTTCGCGTCCGTTGGTGAGGGAATTTGGGACAATGGTGCAGCTTGTGGAAGGCAATATCAGGTGAGGTGCATAAGCGCTCCCGTGCGAGGAACCTGCGTTCCAGGGAACACGATTCAGGTAAAGATAGTGGATCGTGCACTCTCTTCGGTGTCCCGACCTTCAAGAAGTGATGCTACCATAGTTCTCTCCACTACTGCATTTGCTGCAATCGCCAACTCTTCCGCTACATTCGTTAACATAGAATTTCAACA